From Candidatus Dadabacteria bacterium, the proteins below share one genomic window:
- a CDS encoding glutathione S-transferase → MIHLHTAATPNGRKVSIMLEETGLPYQVHNISLHDGEQKS, encoded by the coding sequence ATGATACACCTCCACACAGCCGCCACGCCCAACGGCAGGAAGGTCTCAATAATGCTTGAGGAGACCGGACTTCCTTATCAGGTTCACAACATCAGCCTTCACGACGGGGAGCAGAAATCG
- a CDS encoding type II toxin-antitoxin system HicB family antitoxin produces MEKLEKLRALVWKEGDVFVSRLNGTNISSYGETPDEAVCNLKEAVELYFEDMPEGEKREVIESAGF; encoded by the coding sequence ATGGAGAAACTGGAAAAATTACGCGCTCTTGTTTGGAAAGAAGGGGATGTTTTTGTTTCCCGTTTGAACGGGACAAATATCTCAAGTTACGGGGAGACTCCGGACGAAGCAGTCTGCAACCTCAAAGAAGCGGTTGAACTTTATTTTGAGGATATGCCCGAAGGTGAAAAGCGGGAAGTTATTGAATCCGCCGGGTTCTGA
- a CDS encoding transposase, which produces MEHQTSPRSVTYRLLLETKGKAGKLFQIAGACRFVWNAALERNRAEYQTAKIFGTPKPSVSFFSLGKQFTELRRKTPWLMELPAREIRYTLKYQADAWQKTFKQGAGFPKRKTRARSTPSFTIPEQVNLKDNRLFIPKTGRVTLRGNNPYEGCEPKLATIKYLAGKWYCSVLYDVPADRVKQPAQTDAVGIDRNVSGIALSTEELKHLPGRDTKRLEIRRRRYQRRMARQVKGSRRRNITKARVARISRTLGNVRKNWAHQTTRRIADKYETVVIEDLNIPGMTASAKGTETEPGKNVRQKAGLNREILASAWGNFENKLAYKCGTLIKVEPAYTSQTCSRCGNIDKESRKDRDFHCVKCGHKDHADINAAKNILALGIGATARGGALSSDTPLIRENETG; this is translated from the coding sequence ATGGAGCATCAAACTTCACCCCGTTCCGTTACTTACCGCCTGTTGCTGGAAACAAAAGGCAAGGCGGGCAAACTTTTTCAAATTGCGGGGGCGTGCCGGTTTGTGTGGAACGCCGCGCTTGAGCGCAATAGAGCGGAATATCAGACAGCCAAGATATTCGGCACACCAAAACCGAGCGTCTCATTCTTTTCTCTTGGCAAGCAATTTACTGAACTCCGCCGCAAAACCCCTTGGCTTATGGAGTTGCCCGCAAGGGAAATCCGCTACACTCTCAAGTATCAGGCGGATGCCTGGCAAAAGACATTCAAACAGGGCGCGGGCTTCCCGAAACGTAAAACAAGGGCGCGGTCAACTCCGTCTTTCACTATTCCCGAACAAGTGAACTTGAAAGACAACCGCCTGTTCATCCCGAAGACAGGGCGCGTAACCCTACGGGGAAACAATCCGTATGAAGGTTGTGAACCGAAACTGGCAACAATCAAATATCTGGCGGGCAAGTGGTATTGCTCCGTCCTTTATGATGTCCCCGCCGACCGGGTAAAGCAACCCGCGCAGACCGATGCGGTGGGCATAGACCGCAATGTCAGCGGCATAGCCCTGTCAACAGAGGAGTTGAAACACCTGCCCGGGCGCGACACCAAGCGGCTGGAAATCCGCCGGAGACGCTACCAGAGGAGGATGGCGCGGCAGGTGAAAGGCAGCAGGCGCAGGAACATCACAAAAGCCCGTGTCGCCCGCATATCGCGGACGCTCGGCAATGTCCGCAAGAATTGGGCGCACCAGACAACAAGACGCATTGCGGACAAATACGAGACCGTTGTTATTGAGGATTTGAACATACCGGGGATGACCGCCTCGGCAAAAGGAACAGAAACAGAGCCGGGCAAGAATGTCCGACAGAAAGCGGGGCTGAACAGAGAGATACTCGCTTCTGCTTGGGGCAATTTTGAAAACAAACTCGCCTACAAGTGCGGGACGCTAATCAAAGTTGAACCGGCTTACACCAGCCAGACCTGTTCCCGTTGCGGAAACATTGACAAAGAAAGCCGGAAAGACAGAGATTTCCATTGTGTCAAATGTGGACACAAAGACCATGCGGATATAAATGCCGCAAAAAATATTTTGGCGTTAGGGATTGGCGCAACTGCGCGGGGAGGGGCGTTATCGTCAGATACCCCTTTGATCCGCGAAAATGAAACGGGTTGA
- the hemB gene encoding porphobilinogen synthase, with translation MSGSRKKDGGGRARRDTVSLDIAARPRRNRKSPSIRALAAETRLLAENLIYPLFVHGGSADEDIKSMPGKKRLGADGLMREVEMSVNAGVTAFILFPVVEDSEKSPDAREAGNPRGLIPETARALKKQFPDATLITDVALDPYSSDGHDGIVSSSGEILNDLTVEALCGQALAHAEAGADIVSPSDMMDGRVGAIRETLDENGHTGTSILSYTAKYASCFYGPFRGALDSAPKAGDKKTYQMNPANVREALRELALDEAEGADIVMVKPAGYYLDVVSAFRESTDLPVAAYQVSGEYLMIKSAAAVGGISERDAVMESLLAITRAGADMIATYFAPEAANFLRRFET, from the coding sequence ATGAGCGGCAGTCGTAAAAAAGACGGGGGCGGACGCGCCCGGCGCGACACGGTCTCGCTTGATATTGCCGCCCGTCCCAGAAGAAACAGAAAAAGCCCCTCCATCCGCGCTCTTGCGGCGGAAACCCGCCTGCTTGCGGAAAACCTTATTTATCCGCTGTTTGTGCACGGCGGGAGCGCGGATGAAGACATAAAGTCCATGCCGGGCAAAAAGAGACTGGGCGCGGACGGCCTGATGAGGGAAGTGGAAATGTCCGTAAATGCCGGAGTTACCGCCTTTATACTTTTCCCCGTGGTTGAGGACTCAGAAAAATCCCCGGACGCAAGGGAGGCGGGCAACCCGCGCGGGCTTATCCCCGAAACCGCGCGCGCTCTGAAAAAACAGTTTCCCGATGCGACCTTAATAACCGATGTCGCCCTTGACCCTTATTCAAGCGACGGACACGACGGGATAGTCTCTTCATCGGGCGAGATACTGAACGATTTGACGGTTGAGGCGCTGTGCGGGCAGGCGCTTGCGCACGCCGAAGCCGGGGCGGACATTGTGTCGCCCAGCGACATGATGGACGGGCGCGTGGGAGCAATCAGGGAGACGCTTGACGAAAACGGGCATACCGGAACTTCCATACTGTCCTACACGGCAAAATACGCCTCATGCTTTTACGGACCGTTTCGCGGCGCGCTGGACTCCGCGCCCAAAGCGGGCGACAAGAAGACCTATCAGATGAACCCCGCCAACGTGAGGGAGGCGCTCAGGGAACTTGCCCTTGACGAGGCGGAGGGGGCGGATATTGTGATGGTGAAACCCGCAGGATACTACCTTGATGTGGTGAGCGCGTTCAGGGAGTCAACTGATTTGCCGGTCGCCGCTTATCAGGTGAGCGGGGAATACCTTATGATAAAATCCGCCGCAGCGGTCGGCGGAATAAGCGAGAGAGACGCCGTTATGGAGAGTTTACTCGCAATCACAAGGGCGGGGGCGGATATGATAGCAACCTATTTCGCCCCCGAAGCGGCAAACTTTTTAAGGAGGTTTGAAACATGA
- a CDS encoding NYN domain-containing protein: MRFAAFVDGPNLMGSFRNLGLNIDDYQSFYNFVMRRAVAEWSKCVVGECETTTLVWRVFWYQIGSIDELRFDNPAFEESLRRNFERDAELKHSFVSAAQRENHPDPEEGAWGMCLSEGKEWYEKKRADLRKMNQFNRAVRNNTRFVDIIECGHWKLDILRKNLHEKGIDTSLAVDLATMTDSYDVAVVLSGDADMLPSINHAKKHKGKQIGIVELKNDDDSRGQQSSARLRNHADFVVSIGKTELLGEGICAERQY, translated from the coding sequence ATGAGATTTGCAGCGTTTGTTGACGGGCCCAACCTTATGGGCTCATTCAGAAATCTGGGTCTTAACATTGATGACTATCAGTCTTTCTACAATTTCGTAATGAGGAGAGCGGTGGCGGAATGGAGTAAATGCGTGGTGGGCGAGTGTGAAACCACAACACTTGTGTGGCGCGTCTTCTGGTATCAAATCGGAAGCATAGATGAACTTCGCTTTGACAATCCCGCTTTTGAGGAAAGCCTGCGCCGCAACTTTGAGCGGGATGCGGAACTGAAGCACTCCTTTGTGTCGGCTGCGCAGAGAGAAAATCATCCCGACCCGGAGGAAGGGGCGTGGGGCATGTGCCTGAGCGAGGGCAAGGAATGGTATGAAAAGAAAAGAGCGGACTTGAGAAAGATGAACCAGTTCAACCGCGCGGTCAGGAACAACACCCGCTTTGTTGACATCATTGAGTGCGGCCACTGGAAACTGGACATACTCAGAAAGAATCTGCACGAAAAAGGCATTGACACCTCTCTGGCCGTTGACCTCGCAACCATGACGGATTCCTACGATGTGGCGGTGGTGCTGTCGGGAGATGCGGACATGTTGCCTTCAATCAATCATGCAAAAAAGCACAAGGGCAAACAGATAGGCATTGTGGAACTCAAAAATGATGATGATTCGCGCGGGCAACAATCATCCGCGAGACTCAGAAATCACGCCGACTTTGTTGTCTCAATAGGAAAAACCGAACTGCTGGGCGAAGGCATCTGCGCCGAAAGGCAGTATTGA
- a CDS encoding zinc-binding dehydrogenase — MKSGIYHEVGDADVIKYEDAEVPSPGADDVLIRVKACAMNSLDTRLRSGKSPRPVDLPHIGGIDISGEVKEAGKSVWGVFPGDRVVVNPAVKTGGGVSVIGVNRQGGFAEFVTVPAVNVCKIPDALSHDDACTLPICYVTALYGLASRGGLEKGETVVVHAAGSGSGTAAIQVAKHLGAKVIATAGSDEKLGKARELGADETINYKTEDFSRVIKGGVDIVFDPVGAAHWEKNIKILKSGGRLLLVGVVGGGVVDKFSIGPVIMRDISVIGVTVFNSSQSMLKECVEMAAGGTVTPVIGRKFPLSDLAGAHKALESAGQFGKVVVNP; from the coding sequence ATGAAATCCGGTATATATCATGAAGTCGGAGATGCCGATGTCATAAAATACGAGGACGCTGAGGTTCCGTCCCCGGGGGCGGATGATGTTCTGATACGTGTAAAAGCGTGTGCGATGAATTCTTTGGACACGCGTTTGAGGTCCGGCAAGTCTCCCCGCCCGGTTGACCTTCCCCACATAGGCGGCATAGACATATCCGGCGAGGTTAAAGAGGCCGGCAAGTCGGTCTGGGGGGTTTTCCCCGGAGACCGCGTGGTGGTCAACCCCGCCGTCAAAACCGGAGGCGGAGTCAGCGTTATAGGGGTGAACCGGCAGGGCGGTTTTGCCGAGTTTGTAACCGTTCCGGCTGTGAATGTCTGCAAAATTCCGGACGCCCTTTCTCATGATGACGCATGCACGTTGCCCATCTGTTACGTGACGGCGCTTTACGGGCTTGCCAGCAGAGGCGGTCTGGAGAAGGGTGAAACGGTGGTGGTTCACGCTGCCGGTAGCGGGTCGGGAACGGCGGCCATACAGGTTGCAAAACATCTGGGCGCAAAAGTCATAGCCACAGCGGGCAGTGATGAGAAACTTGGGAAAGCGCGCGAACTCGGCGCGGACGAGACAATTAACTACAAAACCGAAGACTTTTCCAGAGTGATAAAGGGCGGTGTTGACATAGTGTTTGACCCCGTGGGTGCCGCCCACTGGGAGAAAAACATTAAAATTCTCAAATCCGGAGGACGGCTTCTTCTTGTGGGAGTCGTGGGCGGCGGGGTGGTTGACAAGTTCTCCATCGGTCCCGTCATAATGCGCGACATTTCCGTCATCGGAGTTACCGTTTTCAACTCGTCTCAGAGTATGCTTAAAGAGTGCGTTGAAATGGCGGCGGGCGGAACGGTTACTCCAGTCATAGGCAGAAAGTTTCCGCTTTCGGACCTTGCCGGGGCTCACAAGGCGCTGGAGAGCGCCGGGCAGTTCGGCAAGGTTGTCGTGAACCCCTGA
- a CDS encoding type B 50S ribosomal protein L31 yields MKKGIHPEYKQVVFQDPSSGFSILTRSTKTSDKTVKWEDGNEYPLVTVEVSSSSHPFFTGREQQFAKESRVEKFRKKYGSQEKPSEESEA; encoded by the coding sequence ATGAAAAAAGGCATCCACCCCGAATACAAACAGGTGGTTTTTCAAGACCCCTCATCCGGCTTTTCCATACTGACGCGGTCAACAAAGACCTCGGACAAGACGGTCAAGTGGGAGGACGGCAACGAATACCCGCTGGTAACCGTTGAGGTTTCAAGCAGTTCCCACCCGTTCTTTACGGGCAGGGAGCAACAGTTCGCCAAAGAGAGCCGCGTGGAAAAATTTCGCAAGAAATACGGCTCTCAGGAAAAACCCTCCGAAGAATCAGAGGCCTGA
- a CDS encoding adenylyltransferase/cytidyltransferase family protein: MSDWKVTNHGHPEITPAETKRAIFIGRYQPYHQGHISLIRQKLDKGVPCLIMVRDIPPDPKNPFTTEQTIDMIRKYHASKGDDVEVMKIPDIESVNWGRGVGYEMNEFFPPENIGWISATKIRDSIKQGSDDWREMVDGSIQDDVVKYLKESGL; this comes from the coding sequence ATGTCTGACTGGAAAGTTACAAATCACGGGCATCCCGAAATAACGCCCGCAGAAACAAAAAGGGCGATCTTCATAGGGAGGTATCAGCCCTACCATCAGGGGCACATAAGCCTCATACGCCAAAAACTGGACAAGGGCGTTCCGTGCCTGATCATGGTGCGGGACATCCCGCCCGACCCGAAAAACCCGTTCACGACCGAACAGACCATAGACATGATACGCAAGTATCACGCGAGCAAGGGCGATGATGTTGAGGTGATGAAAATCCCCGACATTGAATCCGTGAACTGGGGAAGGGGGGTCGGCTACGAGATGAACGAGTTTTTTCCGCCTGAAAACATCGGATGGATATCGGCGACCAAAATAAGGGACTCAATAAAGCAGGGAAGCGACGACTGGCGCGAGATGGTTGACGGGTCAATTCAGGATGATGTCGTCAAATACTTGAAAGAGTCAGGCCTCTGA
- a CDS encoding RNA polymerase factor sigma-32, whose translation MKDSQEKRGDGGKPGGKARSSALAPASPLQRYVAEIAAHPILSGERERELAVRYRETGDIDAARQLVASNLRFVVKVAGEYKNHGINMMDIIQEGNLGLMHAVKRFDPTKGYRLISYAVWWIKAYIRKHIMDTWSLVRIGTGREQRKLFYNMRAASGKLERGGAAATRGEIAKEVGVSEKGVSEMKQIMGARDMSLNSPVRDGADAAHMDFLADSSEGQDAGFERAQIKSMVKSHMTDALKTLGEKENYIVRNRFLSESPKTLDTIGNKFGISRERVRQIEKTALKKLKKEFEKHGISPPDPR comes from the coding sequence ATGAAAGACAGTCAAGAAAAGCGGGGAGACGGCGGGAAACCGGGGGGAAAGGCGCGTTCCTCGGCGCTTGCGCCCGCCTCTCCGCTTCAGCGCTATGTGGCGGAAATCGCCGCCCACCCCATCCTGTCGGGAGAGCGCGAGCGCGAACTTGCCGTCCGCTACAGGGAAACGGGAGACATAGACGCCGCGCGCCAGCTGGTTGCCTCAAACTTGAGGTTTGTCGTCAAAGTCGCGGGGGAATACAAAAACCACGGCATTAACATGATGGACATAATTCAGGAGGGCAATCTCGGCCTCATGCACGCGGTAAAAAGGTTTGATCCCACAAAGGGATACCGCCTCATTTCGTATGCCGTCTGGTGGATAAAGGCATACATCCGCAAGCATATAATGGACACTTGGAGTCTTGTCAGAATAGGCACGGGCAGGGAGCAGAGAAAGCTGTTTTACAACATGCGCGCTGCGAGCGGGAAACTTGAGCGCGGCGGCGCGGCGGCAACACGCGGGGAAATAGCAAAAGAGGTGGGCGTGTCGGAAAAAGGCGTGTCGGAAATGAAGCAGATAATGGGAGCGCGCGACATGTCCCTGAACTCGCCCGTGCGGGACGGGGCGGATGCGGCACACATGGATTTTCTCGCGGACTCCTCCGAGGGACAGGATGCGGGGTTTGAGCGCGCGCAGATAAAAAGCATGGTCAAATCACACATGACGGACGCGCTTAAAACACTGGGTGAAAAAGAGAACTATATTGTCCGCAACCGCTTTCTCAGCGAAAGCCCCAAGACGCTGGACACCATAGGGAACAAGTTCGGCATCTCACGCGAGAGGGTAAGGCAGATAGAGAAAACGGCGCTGAAAAAACTGAAAAAAGAGTTTGAAAAACATGGCATCTCCCCGCCCGACCCGCGTTAG
- the alaS gene encoding alanine--tRNA ligase, whose protein sequence is MTGSEIREAFLSFFEQRGHKRVKSSSLVPPDDPTLLFSNSGMVQFKNVFLGLEKFSHPRAVSSQKCMRAGGKHNDLDNVGYTARHHTFFEMLGNFSFGDYFKEDATAFAWELVTKVYGLPENKLWITVHNDDGEAAKIWQKAAGLPPSRILPMGDESNFWTMGNVGPCGPCSEILIDQGEKAGCGKNDCAPGCDCDRYLELWNLVFMQYERDESGKMSPLPRPSIDTGMGLERMAAVIQGRASNYETDLLRGVISRIEEISQARYEDGGGKADSSMRVIADHARAALFLITDGVFPSNEGRGYVLRRIIRRAVRHAKTLGADEPFLFKTLDAVSGLMADAYPDAAQKAGFASDVVRAEEERFLETAARGLEILESEVGKLPAGGKLPGKVAFKLYDTYGFPLDLTEDVLREKNLGVDRAGFEKEMGAQKEQSRKSWKGGGDPRAADYTALVSEGFACEFTGYGSTAGEAKAVFTADAGDGEIEIITDSTPFYANSGGQVGDTGTIEGEGFFARVTDTTKPAAGIISHRAVVEKGRLSAGGEVVLSVDKARRRAVSAHHTATHILHSVLRDILGSHVTQAGSLVAPDRLRFDFTHHSRITPDESRAIEDEVNERISRADEVVTRADVPYEEALKEGATAIFEEKYGDKVRVVSIGGYSAELCGGTHLSNAAAAGLFTIVSQSASSAGVRRIEAVCAEAARKRAVRNEMTLAEAAVSLGGDPSDVPGRIEKLLRRAGELEKEVGRAKRDAIAGDTDEALSGAREIGGVSFVSREVDGAGPEELRELWDKVRAKIKNGVAALGGSREGKAFVLVGVAGDAAGKFHAGNIVKEIAPLIGGRGGGKPSLAQAGGNDPSGVAKAIEKTAEILASAPDGLS, encoded by the coding sequence ATGACTGGAAGCGAAATCAGGGAGGCGTTTCTTTCCTTTTTTGAACAAAGGGGGCACAAGCGCGTAAAAAGTTCCTCCCTTGTTCCCCCGGATGACCCGACCCTTCTTTTTTCAAATTCGGGCATGGTCCAGTTCAAGAATGTTTTTCTGGGACTTGAAAAATTTTCACACCCGCGCGCCGTCTCATCCCAGAAATGCATGAGGGCGGGCGGCAAACACAACGACCTTGACAATGTGGGATACACCGCGCGCCACCACACATTTTTTGAAATGCTCGGCAACTTTTCCTTTGGCGACTACTTCAAGGAAGACGCCACAGCGTTTGCGTGGGAACTTGTTACAAAGGTTTACGGTCTGCCGGAAAATAAACTCTGGATAACCGTCCACAATGATGACGGCGAGGCGGCGAAAATCTGGCAGAAAGCGGCGGGGCTTCCCCCGTCCCGCATTCTCCCGATGGGGGACGAGAGCAATTTCTGGACAATGGGAAATGTGGGCCCGTGCGGGCCGTGCTCCGAAATCCTCATAGATCAGGGGGAAAAGGCGGGATGCGGAAAAAATGACTGCGCCCCCGGCTGTGATTGCGACCGCTACCTTGAATTGTGGAATCTTGTTTTTATGCAGTATGAGAGGGATGAGTCCGGGAAAATGTCGCCGCTTCCCCGTCCAAGCATTGACACGGGAATGGGGCTTGAAAGAATGGCGGCGGTCATACAGGGAAGGGCAAGCAACTACGAAACGGATTTGCTGCGGGGCGTCATCTCGCGCATTGAGGAGATTTCACAGGCGCGGTATGAGGACGGCGGGGGGAAGGCGGACAGCAGCATGCGCGTTATAGCAGACCACGCGCGCGCGGCGCTCTTTCTTATAACGGACGGGGTTTTCCCCTCAAACGAGGGCAGGGGGTATGTTCTCAGAAGGATTATCAGAAGGGCGGTGCGCCACGCAAAAACCCTCGGCGCGGACGAGCCGTTTCTGTTCAAGACCCTCGACGCGGTTTCCGGTCTGATGGCGGACGCATATCCCGATGCCGCTCAAAAAGCCGGTTTCGCCTCCGATGTGGTTCGCGCCGAAGAGGAGCGGTTTCTTGAGACTGCGGCGCGGGGGCTTGAAATCCTTGAGAGCGAAGTGGGGAAACTGCCCGCAGGCGGGAAACTGCCCGGAAAGGTCGCGTTCAAACTTTACGACACCTACGGCTTTCCTCTTGACCTGACCGAGGACGTGCTAAGGGAGAAGAATCTCGGCGTTGACCGCGCCGGGTTTGAGAAGGAAATGGGCGCGCAAAAAGAGCAGTCAAGAAAGTCGTGGAAGGGCGGCGGCGACCCGCGCGCGGCGGACTACACCGCCCTTGTGTCCGAAGGGTTTGCATGCGAATTTACCGGCTACGGCTCAACCGCAGGCGAAGCAAAGGCGGTTTTTACCGCTGACGCCGGAGACGGCGAGATTGAAATCATTACGGATTCAACCCCGTTTTACGCGAATTCCGGCGGACAGGTCGGAGACACGGGGACGATTGAAGGGGAAGGGTTTTTCGCGCGCGTTACCGACACCACAAAGCCCGCCGCCGGAATTATAAGCCACCGCGCCGTGGTTGAGAAAGGGCGGTTGTCCGCCGGAGGCGAGGTGGTTTTGTCCGTTGACAAAGCCCGCCGCCGCGCCGTCTCGGCACACCACACGGCAACTCACATACTGCACTCCGTTCTGAGGGATATTCTCGGAAGCCATGTAACGCAGGCAGGCTCGCTTGTCGCCCCGGACAGGCTCAGGTTTGATTTTACACACCACTCCCGCATTACCCCGGATGAATCTCGCGCCATTGAGGATGAGGTCAACGAGAGGATTTCCCGCGCGGACGAGGTGGTAACAAGGGCGGATGTTCCTTACGAGGAAGCGCTGAAAGAGGGCGCAACGGCGATATTTGAAGAGAAATACGGCGACAAAGTCCGGGTGGTTTCCATCGGCGGCTACAGCGCGGAACTGTGCGGCGGAACTCACCTTTCCAATGCGGCGGCGGCGGGGCTTTTCACCATTGTTTCGCAGTCCGCTTCAAGCGCGGGGGTCAGAAGGATAGAGGCGGTGTGCGCGGAAGCGGCGCGAAAGCGCGCCGTGCGCAATGAGATGACGCTCGCGGAGGCGGCTGTTTCTCTCGGCGGCGACCCTTCGGACGTGCCCGGGCGCATAGAGAAACTTTTGCGGCGTGCGGGAGAACTTGAAAAAGAGGTTGGCAGGGCGAAGAGGGATGCCATTGCGGGAGACACCGATGAGGCGCTTTCCGGGGCGCGGGAGATAGGGGGCGTTTCCTTTGTTTCGCGCGAGGTGGACGGCGCGGGGCCGGAGGAACTGAGGGAGTTGTGGGACAAGGTCAGGGCAAAGATTAAAAACGGCGTCGCCGCGCTCGGCGGCTCAAGGGAGGGAAAGGCGTTTGTTCTTGTGGGTGTCGCCGGAGATGCGGCGGGAAAGTTTCATGCGGGAAACATTGTCAAAGAAATTGCGCCGCTCATCGGCGGCAGGGGGGGAGGCAAACCCTCTCTCGCTCAGGCCGGCGGGAACGACCCGTCCGGAGTGGCAAAGGCGATTGAAAAAACGGCTGAGATTTTAGCGTCCGCACCCGATGGCTTGTCCTAA
- the rpmA gene encoding 50S ribosomal protein L27, which yields MSTKKGGGSSKNGRDSAGKRLGVKKFGGEFVKAGNIIVRQRGTSFHAGDNVGSGRDWTLFALADGVVKFRKGKRKTVSVIPAAK from the coding sequence ATGTCCACAAAGAAAGGCGGCGGCAGTTCAAAAAACGGAAGAGATTCGGCGGGCAAGCGGCTCGGCGTCAAGAAGTTCGGCGGGGAGTTCGTCAAAGCCGGAAACATCATAGTCAGGCAGAGGGGGACCTCGTTTCACGCCGGAGACAATGTCGGCTCCGGGCGCGACTGGACGCTCTTTGCGCTGGCGGACGGAGTTGTGAAATTCCGCAAGGGCAAGAGAAAAACCGTGTCCGTGATTCCGGCGGCAAAGTAA
- the rplU gene encoding 50S ribosomal protein L21: MQAVIRTGNRQYLVKPGDVVDIEKIAGSPGDSVGFADVLLVSNGEGEAKVGAPVVEGAEVKGEIISQKKGDKITVFKFKRRKGYRRKAGHRQQYTSVRITDIRG, from the coding sequence ATGCAGGCGGTCATAAGAACAGGAAACAGACAATACTTGGTAAAGCCCGGCGATGTGGTTGACATTGAGAAGATCGCGGGCAGTCCGGGCGATTCGGTCGGCTTTGCCGATGTTCTGCTGGTCTCAAACGGCGAGGGCGAGGCGAAGGTCGGCGCTCCGGTTGTTGAGGGAGCCGAGGTGAAGGGCGAAATCATTTCCCAGAAAAAGGGAGACAAAATAACGGTTTTCAAATTCAAACGGCGCAAGGGCTACAGGCGCAAAGCCGGGCACCGGCAGCAATACACCAGCGTCCGCATTACGGATATCAGGGGGTAG